Part of the Gracilimonas sp. genome is shown below.
TACCCCTGACCGCATTATTCTGGGCATATACTTCTTTCAGGGGTAATAACAAAAGTAGTAGGAAAATACTTTTTTTTAGTTCCGACATTATCTATTGAGATGATTAGTTATCCCGCTAACTGATAAATTCATTGAAAGTTAATTTGTACATGGCGGCTTCCGGGGAGTTAAAATTACTTCACGCCGTGCAACACCGGCCAACACTCCCGTTCCGTTTTCAACATTTGATACCACTTCCGGCAAGGCCACTTCGATATCCTCCAGGCTTGTCGCGTCCGGCCAGCTATCGGTGGCAGTCACCACTTCTACCGCTGACCTGTTTACAATATAATTGCTTGTCCCTAACTCATCCCGAATAGCATTACTCCCCCGAACAATGAAGAAATACCCTCCGTCAGGATTTAATAAGGTATGATCCAGCTGTGACACTGAGATTTCAACCTCTTGTCCACATCCCATATCTGTAATCGGCTGAACCAGGTAATTCGCAGAAGCTACCACCAATGAGTCATTTGCCAAACCTGAAACCCGGATTTCTCCGTTTCTTTCTTCAATTTCCGGAGGTTCTAAATAGGAGGGGGTTTCCAGGGTAACCCTGCTTTGCTCGCCGTCCTCGTTTTCTGCTACAAGAGTATATACTTCATTGGTAAAGACGGAATCGGGCAGCCAGTAATTCCATACGTAGGTGTCCCCGCTAAACTTAAAGAGCGAGTCGTTAAGGGTTACCGTCTCTCCGGTCGCTTCGCGGGTAAGGTGCACCTCACTTGACCTGATCGAAGGATCCTGAGGAAGATAACTTTCACCGATGGGCATCACCCGCACCCACTGCGTGTCGCTGTGCACATCAAGCACTCCGTAAATGGTAAACACATCGTCCGTTTTATCCAGCGGTTGGAAGGATTGCTCACAGCCCGTACAAAAAAGGAAGAGGCAAACGGCGGCAAAAAGAACCGATGAGACTTTATTCATATGTATGTTTTTTGGACGCTTAAACTTCATAATCAATCGTACTGCCGTGATAGTATTTAATTGTAATCAGAGATACAATAATTTAGCATGAATATGCGGGTATAGGCACTATTCATTTTGATGTGCTGCCGGGAAAATGGTTATTTTTGGATTTCACTCAAAGAAGTGAACATTTCTGCTTTTCCCAGTGTATCTCTGCTTCATACAGGAACTCAAGCTTGGTGCGTACATATTTGCCGGGTTCCAACCTCATCTCTTACCCGCTGCGCAACAAAACTCATAAGCAATTGTTATAATTAAAGTAATTTTGTAACAAATGCCGGTGTATGTACTCTTATTAATATCCGCCGGTAAAACCAGAGAGATCTTATGCTAAAACTAACGGCACAACAGGGGCTTATTTTACTCCTTGCTTATCTTTTGAATGGGTGTGGGTTAGCTGAAAAGCTATGAACCAAAATAAAGGATGCAATTATGAAAAGTGTTTCTTCATTTATATTGATAAGTTGTTTCACCAGCCTCTTTATCTTTAGTTGCAAAAATGAAATTGTGGCCCCAAAAGATCCTGTTATTGCAAAATCTTATTCTCACTTCCTTTGGCCCAATGCAGTGGGAAACCAATGGATTTATGACCGTTATGTAACATCAAATTTTGTAAATAGCGATACTAGTTGGGAGTATGAAAGTTTTGATTCCTTCCATATTAAATTTGATTCAATTGATTTCACCCAAAGCAAGTTTATTGTAGAAATTGAGGAAAAAAAAGACATCCTTTTAAAGGATACCTTATATAATGCTCAAATTATAAACAATGGATTTCGTTATCCTTACTATTTCGGTAAAGAGGATATTTACAACTTAGGTATATATGATAATAAAGGAGATAGCCTATTAAAAAAAGGCCTTTATTTACCTAATCCTTTACCTGATACACCTTGGGATGGTCAATTTAGTTTAAGAATTGACGGGATATTAAAAGTAGTGGATGTTTATGACCGAAGAGTGGTATCAAAAGATGAGGTAATTACTACTCCCGCAGGTACCTTCGAGTGCTATGTCATTAGAACCATGGTAGATGAACCGATAGATGTGGCTGGATATTTGACCTTGTTCGAATATTATGCACCAGAAGTAGGCTTAGTTGCCAAAGTCCGTCTGCTTTTGGTTCCCAATCTTTATTGGTATTTGGATTATGTGGATTTGCTTAAAAGGTATGAACTGAAACAATAATATCAAGGAGTACACCATGAAAACAAATGCGATACTATTCACTTTCCTGTGGATTCTGGCCGTGCCACAGCATGTATTGTCTCAAGCATCAACCATTTTTGATGAGGTCGAGAGGAGTTCGATTACCAACCTGGAGCAGATTAAACAGTTGGATACTGTAACAGAAAACGAGAGCTATCACCAACTAAAGCTGGTAAAATTCACCAAGTCCAATTTGTCCGGGTTAAAAAGAATCAGTTTCACTCCTTTTGATGGGAGTACCCATGAATTTGAAGTTCAAACCAATGAAACAAAACGCAGTGGAAGCCATCGGATAAAAGGGGTATCGGGGAATGATTCGTTTGCTATCACCATAAGAGGCGATAAGGTGACCGGCAGAATTCATATTGATAAGAAGTTGTATGCTATTATTCCTTTAGGCGGTTCTTTTCATGCCATTATAGAGGTAGATCGTTCATCCTACGAACCGGAGGCCCCTCCCATAGAAATAGATTCCAACTCTGCTGAAGGGGCATTCAAGCAATCGAAGTCCCTTATGTCGGGTACCGCCATTATAGATGTGTTAGTGGCCTATACTCCGGCTGCTGGAAATATAACGGGAATCGAAGGCATTATAGAGGATGCCATTTTGGATGCCAATGATTCCTTTGATGCGGACGATCTGGATATGGAATACAATCTGGTTCATATGTTTGAGTTAAGTGGGTTTTCTGAAGGGAATGATTCAATGAATCAAATACTAAGTAATTTTAGAAATAATACAACGGTTGGTGATTTACGGGATCAATACCAAGCTGATCTATGTTTTCTGATTACTAATAGGTCTGATATTTCAGGAATTGCATATGTGATAGAAAATCCAAATTCTGGAACTTCAAGTTTTGGGTTTGGTATTGGTAATTATGATCGTGTAAGAGATACCCGTACCTTTGCCCATGAAACCGGGCACAATTTAGGAGGAAGACATAATATAGAAGAAGATTCTACTGGTACATATAATCACGGCTTTTTATACGATCCGGGAGATTGGGCAACTATCATGTCTTATTATGATTTACAGACTCAGGAACGAGAGAATTTCTGGTCCAATCCAGATAAAACCCACAATGGTGTAGTGAGGGGAGATGTAACTTATGCAGACAATGCTCGGAAAATTAGTGAAACCAATACTACTACTTCAGAATATAGGGAGCCTCAGCTCTCTGGTACATTATCAGATGATCAAACATTGAATGGCAGGGAATATGTGATTTCTGGGACGTTGACAGTGCCAAGTGGGGTTACGTTTGAGGCTGGACCTTATGGCACTATATTTAATGGAGTATCAAATGCACAAATCCAAGTAAATGGCGACTTTATTATTGGAGAGAACTCAATCTTAAATGATATTCACATTGACGTAGCCACAGGTGGAGAATTAATCATTCATGAAGGTGCTACCCTATCATTTGATAGCGGTCAAGGAATAGAGGGAGATGGAGTAATCATAATGGATGGCACAAACCCTAACCGAATTACACTGGAAGCTTCCGGGGGCTCCAACTGGGATGGTTTGGAAATCAATGAAGATAATTCTTCTATTGCCTATGTTGATATTGAAGACGCCGTCAATGGAATTACGTCTTATAATGTATCCGGGCTGGAAGTACAAAACGTAGAAGTCTTTAACAGCACCTGGGACGGGTTCCGGTTCATCAATACCTCCACTTCTTCCCCCACCGGTGGGTTTGGATATTTACGTGCAGATGGAAATGGCACCTATGGAGTGTATTATGATGGAGGTTCGAACGATGAGCTCACAAACAGCATCATGGTCGATAATCCCTCAGCCGGACTTTTCCTGACGGGCGGAGCGAGTCTGGAAGGAGTCGTAAATTCCCGCATCTATGACGGAGGGACCAATGGCATACAGGCCAATGGTAGTTCCTACCTTGAAATCAACTCCTCCAGCATACACGATAATAGCTACCGGGATGGGTATGCCTATAGCTCTACCATCGACGCTACCGGAAATTGGTGGGGGTCTTCGTTTCCATCTCCCAGCCAGTTTGAGGAAGTTTCGGGCGGATCTATTGATTATTCCAATCACCTGTTCTTTGATCCCTTACCTGCCGGTTTTCAGAAACGAGGTAATTCTAGCGGTAATGAACCAAAAGCAAAAACGGCCGGGCATGCTGTTGGTGAAATCAACAGCGTGGCTACCCTCCGAAAAGCCCTGAGCGGATTTAAAGGAGAAGAAGCCCTTACGGAGTTAAACCGGATATCAGGCCCTGAGCTACCCCCGGCATTACAACAATGGGCAAAAGTTATACAGGTAGAGCTGCATCAACGACTGGACAATCACCAGCAGGCCATTGAAACAGCCAATACCCTTTTGGCCTCGCAAGTAACACCGGCGGACATTCGCACCACCATGGGGCGACGCCTGTTCTACAGTTACCTACTGGGCACCCAAGACATGCAGGCTGCCCAGGCAACACTGGCCAACCTGGAGCAATGGGGAGAAACCGAAGCCGAACTCAAACAATTAAGCTGGTTGTTAGAGCGCCGCAAGGAAGATGTACAATCCGGAAGTACTGCGGAGCGCCCACAACGTATAGCCCAAGAAACCAATGTACAGCTCAGTAATTATCCGAACCCGTTTAATCCCTCAACGGTTATCAAATACGAATTGCCCCAAAACAGTACCGTACGGTTACAAGTATTTGACATGTTAGGCCGGGAAGTAGTGACCTTGGTGGACCAGCAGCAGTCACCCGGGCAATACTCCTATACTTTTGATGCAAGCACGCTTTCATCGGGTATTTACATTTACCGGTTGCAGGCTGTAAACTCGGTCATCACCAAACAAATGACACTGATTAAATAATTCACACTTAACTTAACTTACTTCAAAGCTAAAGCCTTCCTGTAATTTTGGGAAGGCTTTTCTATTTCCCGCCTTCTTTCTTGAAAAGATTAATTTAAATA
Proteins encoded:
- a CDS encoding M12 family metallo-peptidase, whose amino-acid sequence is MKTNAILFTFLWILAVPQHVLSQASTIFDEVERSSITNLEQIKQLDTVTENESYHQLKLVKFTKSNLSGLKRISFTPFDGSTHEFEVQTNETKRSGSHRIKGVSGNDSFAITIRGDKVTGRIHIDKKLYAIIPLGGSFHAIIEVDRSSYEPEAPPIEIDSNSAEGAFKQSKSLMSGTAIIDVLVAYTPAAGNITGIEGIIEDAILDANDSFDADDLDMEYNLVHMFELSGFSEGNDSMNQILSNFRNNTTVGDLRDQYQADLCFLITNRSDISGIAYVIENPNSGTSSFGFGIGNYDRVRDTRTFAHETGHNLGGRHNIEEDSTGTYNHGFLYDPGDWATIMSYYDLQTQERENFWSNPDKTHNGVVRGDVTYADNARKISETNTTTSEYREPQLSGTLSDDQTLNGREYVISGTLTVPSGVTFEAGPYGTIFNGVSNAQIQVNGDFIIGENSILNDIHIDVATGGELIIHEGATLSFDSGQGIEGDGVIIMDGTNPNRITLEASGGSNWDGLEINEDNSSIAYVDIEDAVNGITSYNVSGLEVQNVEVFNSTWDGFRFINTSTSSPTGGFGYLRADGNGTYGVYYDGGSNDELTNSIMVDNPSAGLFLTGGASLEGVVNSRIYDGGTNGIQANGSSYLEINSSSIHDNSYRDGYAYSSTIDATGNWWGSSFPSPSQFEEVSGGSIDYSNHLFFDPLPAGFQKRGNSSGNEPKAKTAGHAVGEINSVATLRKALSGFKGEEALTELNRISGPELPPALQQWAKVIQVELHQRLDNHQQAIETANTLLASQVTPADIRTTMGRRLFYSYLLGTQDMQAAQATLANLEQWGETEAELKQLSWLLERRKEDVQSGSTAERPQRIAQETNVQLSNYPNPFNPSTVIKYELPQNSTVRLQVFDMLGREVVTLVDQQQSPGQYSYTFDASTLSSGIYIYRLQAVNSVITKQMTLIK